From one Streptomyces sp. CA-210063 genomic stretch:
- a CDS encoding NADP-dependent oxidoreductase yields the protein MSDTPALPATSREWHLLSRPVGWPKDEDFALVEAEIRQPGTGEVLVRNKYLSVDPYMRGRMSDAKSYVAPFELGKVMQGGAVGEVVASGAEGIAVGDHVLHFGGWREYATFDAKQAVKVDPDAAPLSAYLGVLGMTGLTAYAGLLRVGAFKEGDAVFVSGAAGAVGSQVGQIAKLKGASRVIGSAGSDEKVKLLVEEYGFDAAFNYKNGPVWEQLKEAAPDGIDVYFDNVGGEHLEAAIGALNLRGRAVICGMISQYNATEPTPGPRNMVKILQNRLRVEGVLVGDHYDLQPQFVQDIGPWVASGELKYRETVVEGIENNLEAFLGVLRGDNTGKMIVKL from the coding sequence ATGTCCGACACCCCCGCCCTCCCCGCCACCAGCCGCGAATGGCACCTGCTGAGCCGCCCCGTCGGCTGGCCCAAGGACGAGGACTTCGCCCTGGTCGAGGCGGAGATCCGGCAGCCCGGCACGGGTGAGGTCCTCGTACGGAACAAGTACCTCTCCGTGGACCCGTACATGCGTGGCCGCATGAGCGACGCGAAGTCGTACGTCGCCCCGTTCGAGCTGGGCAAGGTCATGCAGGGTGGTGCCGTGGGCGAGGTCGTGGCCTCCGGGGCCGAGGGCATAGCCGTCGGTGACCACGTGCTGCACTTCGGCGGCTGGCGCGAGTACGCGACCTTCGACGCCAAGCAGGCCGTGAAGGTGGACCCGGACGCGGCGCCGCTCTCCGCCTACCTCGGCGTCCTCGGCATGACCGGTCTCACCGCCTACGCGGGCCTGCTGCGGGTCGGCGCCTTCAAGGAGGGCGACGCGGTGTTCGTGTCCGGCGCCGCCGGCGCCGTCGGCAGCCAGGTCGGCCAGATCGCCAAGCTGAAGGGCGCCTCCCGTGTCATCGGCTCCGCCGGCTCCGACGAGAAGGTCAAGCTGCTCGTCGAGGAGTACGGCTTCGACGCCGCCTTCAACTACAAGAACGGCCCGGTCTGGGAGCAGCTCAAGGAGGCCGCCCCGGACGGCATCGACGTCTACTTCGACAACGTCGGCGGCGAGCACCTGGAGGCCGCGATCGGCGCGCTCAACCTGCGCGGCCGGGCCGTGATCTGCGGCATGATCTCCCAGTACAACGCGACCGAGCCGACCCCCGGCCCGCGCAACATGGTCAAGATCCTGCAGAACCGCCTCCGCGTCGAGGGCGTCCTCGTCGGCGACCACTACGACCTCCAGCCCCAGTTCGTCCAGGACATCGGCCCCTGGGTCGCCTCGGGCGAACTCAAGTACCGCGAGACGGTCGTCGAGGGCATCGAGAACAACCTCGAAGCCTTCCTCGGCGTCCTGCGCGGCGACAACACCGGCAAGATGATCGTCAAGCTCTGA
- a CDS encoding cysteine synthase family protein has product MNPLDHPLHRPAIVRQVSELIGATPLFELCRTESDARLLLKLEQFNPTGTAKIRMARQMVIDAEERGLLRPGGRIIESTSGNTGLGLAVVAAERGYTFTAVVDHHASKDKLRAMKAMGTELVYVADEGDDDLATAAREELAERMAAESDNAYFTEQHNNLANGVGYHPVARELDAALDGRIDILIGAVGTGGGLFGTGGALRRTVPEVTIVGVEPKGSIAFGPPAHDYHQSGTGTPEGATIGAMVDYGLLDEGAKVGDVEAFATARAVARRTGLLLGGSAGGVVYEALTRMTSLAPGTTMVALINDGGEKYLDTVFDDDWMSARDLLSPDVEREVDELLAKLRRVAPDARG; this is encoded by the coding sequence ATGAACCCTCTGGACCACCCTCTGCACCGGCCGGCCATCGTCCGCCAGGTCTCCGAACTCATCGGCGCCACCCCGCTGTTCGAGCTGTGCCGCACCGAGAGCGACGCACGGCTGCTGCTGAAGCTGGAGCAGTTCAACCCGACCGGGACGGCGAAGATACGCATGGCCCGGCAGATGGTGATCGACGCCGAGGAGCGCGGGCTGCTGCGCCCCGGCGGCCGGATCATCGAGTCCACCTCGGGCAACACCGGGCTCGGTCTCGCGGTCGTCGCCGCCGAGCGCGGCTACACGTTCACCGCGGTCGTCGACCACCACGCCTCCAAGGACAAGCTGCGCGCCATGAAGGCCATGGGCACGGAACTCGTCTACGTCGCCGACGAGGGTGACGACGACCTGGCCACGGCCGCGCGTGAGGAGCTGGCGGAGCGCATGGCCGCCGAGTCCGACAACGCCTACTTCACCGAGCAGCACAACAACCTCGCCAACGGGGTCGGTTACCACCCGGTGGCCCGGGAGCTCGACGCCGCGCTGGACGGCCGTATCGACATCCTGATCGGCGCGGTCGGCACCGGCGGCGGCCTGTTCGGCACCGGGGGCGCACTGCGCCGGACCGTGCCCGAGGTCACGATCGTCGGGGTCGAGCCCAAGGGCTCCATCGCCTTCGGGCCGCCCGCGCACGACTACCACCAGTCGGGGACCGGCACACCCGAGGGCGCCACCATCGGCGCCATGGTCGACTACGGGCTGCTGGACGAGGGCGCGAAGGTCGGCGACGTGGAGGCCTTCGCGACCGCGCGGGCCGTCGCCCGCCGCACCGGGCTGCTGCTCGGCGGCTCGGCGGGCGGGGTGGTGTACGAGGCACTGACCCGGATGACCTCGCTCGCGCCGGGGACGACTATGGTCGCTCTGATCAACGACGGCGGGGAGAAGTACCTGGACACCGTCTTCGACGACGACTGGATGAGCGCCCGGGACCTGCTCTCCCCCGACGTCGAACGCGAGGTGGACGAGCTGCTCGCCAAACTCCGCCGCGTCGCACCGGACGCGCGGGGATAA
- a CDS encoding MarR family winged helix-turn-helix transcriptional regulator, with the protein MAMEKTTVPTPRVDSLTLEVVELIGTVVARYHEEYEDAAAEHSLTGAQARLLGLLSLEPLPMRRLAQKLRCEPSNVTGIVDRLEGRGLVERRPDPNDRRVKLAAATQEGRRVARSLRDSLGFAREPLAGLSAAERESLRNLLRRMLDA; encoded by the coding sequence ATGGCCATGGAGAAGACGACCGTCCCGACCCCCCGCGTCGACTCGCTGACCCTTGAGGTCGTCGAGCTCATCGGTACGGTCGTGGCCCGCTACCACGAGGAGTACGAGGACGCCGCCGCGGAACACTCCCTCACCGGGGCCCAAGCCCGCCTCCTCGGTCTTCTGTCCCTGGAACCGCTCCCCATGCGCCGCCTCGCCCAGAAACTCCGCTGCGAACCGTCGAACGTGACGGGGATCGTGGACCGGCTGGAGGGGCGGGGGCTGGTCGAGCGGCGACCCGACCCCAACGACCGACGGGTGAAGCTGGCCGCGGCGACGCAGGAGGGGCGGCGGGTGGCTCGCAGCCTGCGGGATTCCCTGGGCTTCGCCCGGGAGCCGCTGGCCGGGTTGAGCGCGGCCGAGCGGGAGTCGTTGCGGAATCTGCTGCGGCGGATGCTGGACGCGTAA
- a CDS encoding M14 family zinc carboxypeptidase, with translation MRPPRPGPRSALFSVAAVTVTTGSLLIAPHPAGADPKPTVREGSALPQGAAKAPAGAARRGLTAPVTDLADTAGSSRGYPREQILSPDPENPADKSIKLGLTPYHAIAPKLNALQGLGDRVSVEVAGRSAGGHRLYLVTVTAPETARQARSQARMRELIESAPGSAAKDPAVKKSYKTPVFFNNNIHGNEWEGTDASLKLIERLATASDTKTRDLLAHSRLYFNITANPDGRIAGTRTNAGGFDMNRDFVTASQPEVRVMRQIQIDKQPAVMLDLHGYVNGTLIEPTTPPHGENYEYDLFLKNTYANALGMESAVNGLGYTPGKDGVDPAQIPFRDAEEGWDDWPPIFTPQYAAFHGTVAAHTVEIPLRVNNADYESLPATELRRRSAINVDVAGAALRATLDFVRERRTSLIADQIEVFRRGATGAAQVPVSEETVPGVPGIGPEDVYTTKFPRAYVIPAGTAQRSATAAARLVDHLLANDVRVTRATHSFRLGGRSYAKGSYVVDMRQPKRGLANVLLADGRDISDKVSVMYDISGWSLGRLWGASVVGVESGRLSAVSARPVKAAARVGYVAPRGDLRLRLDSPQEIAALNSLLQDGISVRQAADGSALVPSSARRQAEALARSYDVAFDATRTVKGIPLHPVRVAAAVTAGELFALREMNFDVVPVSTAVLNAGFDWSRADVLFVSSGLSYGGLNASARTALADFLGGHGLVGRGATGAALTTATGQLKATAVAGNGDANGVVRVVNSGGPVTGGAPDHSFVYAPVWFTDLGPGVTVEQSYGTGNPLVSGHWRPREDGAGGPAAAAGRPSVVSGPNAVLFGTEPLFRDHPKGEFPQVGRALLTVS, from the coding sequence GTGCGTCCGCCGAGACCCGGCCCGAGATCCGCACTGTTCAGCGTTGCCGCCGTCACTGTCACCACAGGGTCGCTCCTGATCGCCCCGCACCCCGCGGGCGCCGACCCGAAGCCCACCGTCCGCGAGGGCTCCGCGCTGCCGCAGGGCGCCGCCAAGGCCCCGGCGGGCGCGGCCCGGCGGGGCCTCACGGCGCCGGTCACCGACCTCGCCGACACGGCCGGTTCCAGCCGCGGTTATCCCCGCGAGCAGATCCTCTCCCCCGATCCCGAGAACCCGGCCGACAAGTCCATCAAGCTCGGCCTCACCCCGTACCACGCCATCGCCCCGAAGCTGAACGCCCTCCAGGGGCTCGGCGACCGGGTGAGCGTCGAGGTCGCCGGACGCTCGGCCGGCGGCCACCGGCTCTACCTCGTCACCGTGACCGCCCCGGAGACCGCACGCCAGGCCCGTAGCCAGGCGAGGATGCGCGAACTCATCGAATCCGCACCGGGGTCGGCCGCCAAGGACCCGGCGGTCAAGAAGTCGTACAAGACGCCCGTCTTCTTCAACAACAACATCCACGGCAACGAGTGGGAGGGCACGGACGCGTCCCTGAAGCTCATCGAGCGCCTCGCGACGGCGAGTGACACGAAGACGAGGGACCTCCTCGCCCACTCCCGCCTGTACTTCAACATCACCGCCAACCCGGACGGCCGTATCGCGGGCACCCGCACGAACGCAGGCGGCTTCGACATGAACCGGGACTTCGTCACCGCCTCCCAGCCCGAGGTGCGGGTGATGCGCCAGATCCAGATCGACAAACAGCCGGCCGTGATGCTCGACCTGCACGGGTACGTCAACGGCACGCTCATCGAGCCGACCACTCCCCCGCACGGCGAGAACTACGAGTACGACCTCTTCCTCAAGAACACCTACGCCAACGCCCTCGGCATGGAGTCCGCCGTCAACGGCCTCGGTTACACACCCGGGAAGGACGGCGTCGACCCGGCCCAGATCCCGTTCCGCGACGCGGAGGAGGGCTGGGACGACTGGCCGCCGATCTTCACCCCGCAGTACGCGGCCTTCCACGGCACGGTCGCCGCGCACACCGTGGAGATCCCGCTCCGCGTCAACAACGCGGACTACGAGTCGCTGCCTGCCACCGAACTCCGTCGCCGCTCCGCGATCAACGTGGACGTGGCGGGCGCGGCCCTGCGCGCGACGCTCGACTTCGTGCGGGAGAGGCGGACCTCCCTGATCGCCGACCAGATCGAGGTCTTCCGGCGCGGTGCCACGGGCGCCGCCCAGGTCCCCGTCTCCGAGGAGACCGTGCCCGGCGTGCCCGGCATCGGCCCCGAGGACGTCTACACGACGAAGTTCCCGCGCGCCTACGTCATCCCGGCGGGCACCGCCCAGCGGTCCGCCACGGCCGCCGCCCGCCTCGTCGACCACCTGCTCGCCAACGACGTACGCGTCACCCGCGCCACCCACTCCTTCCGGCTCGGCGGCCGGTCGTACGCGAAGGGCTCGTACGTCGTCGACATGCGCCAGCCCAAGCGTGGGCTGGCCAACGTCCTGCTGGCCGACGGGCGGGACATCAGCGACAAGGTCTCGGTGATGTACGACATCTCCGGCTGGAGCCTGGGCCGGCTGTGGGGGGCGAGTGTGGTGGGCGTCGAGAGCGGCCGGCTGTCGGCCGTCTCCGCACGCCCGGTGAAGGCGGCGGCCCGCGTCGGATACGTGGCCCCGCGCGGCGATCTGCGCCTGCGCCTGGACTCCCCGCAGGAGATCGCCGCCCTCAACTCCCTTCTCCAGGACGGGATTTCGGTACGTCAGGCGGCCGACGGCAGCGCGCTCGTCCCGTCCTCGGCGCGACGGCAGGCCGAGGCGCTCGCGAGGTCGTACGACGTGGCCTTCGACGCGACCAGGACCGTCAAGGGCATCCCCCTCCACCCGGTCCGCGTCGCCGCGGCCGTCACGGCGGGCGAGCTGTTCGCACTCCGCGAGATGAACTTCGACGTCGTCCCGGTGTCGACGGCGGTCCTCAACGCGGGCTTCGACTGGTCGAGGGCCGATGTGCTCTTCGTGTCGTCCGGGCTGTCGTACGGCGGTCTGAACGCGTCCGCCCGTACGGCCCTCGCCGACTTCCTCGGCGGCCACGGGCTGGTCGGCCGGGGCGCGACCGGCGCCGCGCTCACCACGGCCACCGGGCAGCTGAAGGCGACAGCGGTGGCGGGCAACGGGGACGCCAACGGCGTGGTCCGCGTGGTGAATTCGGGCGGCCCGGTGACAGGTGGCGCACCGGACCACAGCTTCGTCTACGCGCCCGTCTGGTTCACCGACCTCGGCCCCGGCGTCACCGTCGAGCAGTCGTACGGCACCGGAAACCCGCTCGTCTCCGGGCACTGGCGGCCACGGGAGGACGGCGCCGGCGGCCCGGCAGCGGCGGCGGGCCGGCCGTCCGTCGTCAGCGGCCCGAACGCTGTCCTCTTCGGCACGGAACCGCTCTTCCGTGACCACCCGAAGGGAGAATTCCCGCAGGTGGGGCGGGCGTTGCTGACGGTGTCCTGA
- a CDS encoding serine hydrolase domain-containing protein: protein MTQQTGTVTVHGTVADGFEAVREEFAAFVATERADYEGQLTAYVHGRRVVDLWAAPEADAAAGGDSLHGVFSSTKGAAHLVVALLVQDGVLKLDREVAHYWPEFAAEGKGSVTLRELITHRAGLIGIDAGFTDEELADDRVIAERLAVQRPFWRPGSAFGYHALVIGALTGEVVRRATGRTLPEVYEERVRAPYGLDFFLGLPPGHEPRFRTVLPMVPTPAQQAELDAVPRGPHTLSSIAFNSQVPDPGELTDFPNSPAVRASGQASAGGIASARGLAGMYAAAISTVDGRPPLLKPDTIAEVGQIHSLGFDLVARAPRAYGLGFQATGENLYPFLGAGAFGHSGAGGSQAFADPRSGLAYGYTRRRMAFPGGAAPENAQLVRAVHTAASAG, encoded by the coding sequence ATGACACAGCAGACAGGGACGGTCACCGTCCACGGCACGGTCGCCGACGGCTTCGAGGCGGTGCGCGAGGAGTTCGCCGCGTTCGTGGCCACCGAACGGGCCGATTACGAGGGGCAGTTGACCGCGTATGTGCACGGGCGGCGGGTCGTCGACCTGTGGGCGGCCCCCGAGGCGGACGCGGCGGCGGGCGGTGACTCGCTGCACGGCGTGTTCTCCTCCACCAAGGGGGCCGCCCATCTCGTCGTCGCGCTCCTCGTCCAGGACGGTGTGCTGAAGCTGGACCGTGAAGTCGCCCACTACTGGCCGGAGTTCGCGGCCGAGGGCAAGGGTTCGGTGACCCTGCGGGAACTGATCACGCACCGGGCGGGGCTCATCGGCATCGACGCCGGGTTCACGGACGAGGAGCTGGCGGACGATCGCGTCATCGCCGAACGCCTCGCCGTCCAGCGCCCCTTCTGGCGCCCGGGCAGCGCCTTCGGCTACCACGCGCTCGTCATCGGGGCGCTCACCGGAGAGGTCGTACGGCGCGCGACGGGCCGCACGCTCCCGGAGGTGTACGAGGAGCGGGTCCGTGCCCCGTACGGCCTCGACTTCTTCCTGGGGCTGCCGCCCGGGCACGAGCCCCGTTTCCGTACCGTCCTGCCGATGGTCCCGACACCCGCCCAGCAGGCCGAACTGGACGCGGTGCCACGCGGACCGCACACGCTGTCCTCGATCGCGTTCAACAGCCAGGTGCCGGACCCGGGCGAGCTGACCGACTTCCCCAACTCCCCCGCCGTCCGGGCGAGCGGCCAGGCCTCGGCGGGCGGCATCGCCTCCGCACGCGGCCTCGCCGGCATGTACGCGGCGGCCATCAGCACGGTGGACGGCCGACCTCCGCTACTGAAGCCCGACACCATCGCCGAGGTGGGCCAGATCCACTCCCTCGGCTTCGACCTCGTGGCCCGCGCCCCCAGGGCGTATGGCCTCGGCTTCCAGGCCACCGGCGAGAACCTCTACCCCTTCCTGGGCGCCGGCGCCTTCGGCCACAGCGGCGCGGGCGGCTCCCAGGCCTTCGCCGACCCCCGCAGCGGCCTGGCATACGGCTACACCCGCCGCCGGATGGCCTTCCCGGGTGGGGCGGCGCCGGAGAACGCGCAGCTGGTGCGGGCGGTGCACACGGCGGCGTCGGCCGGCTGA
- a CDS encoding cytidine deaminase family protein, which produces MTTEAHHVDHELVQAAAQVARTRCRGDNHTMAAAARARDGRIVTAVNAYHFTGGPCAELVLIGTAAAQGIYELDTIVAVGDRDRGVVPPCGRCRQVLLDYFPALKVIVGQGQGQGEDDRVRAVPIADLLPESYVWADHQLDAE; this is translated from the coding sequence ATGACCACCGAGGCCCACCACGTCGATCACGAACTCGTCCAGGCCGCGGCGCAGGTCGCCCGCACCCGGTGCCGGGGCGACAACCACACCATGGCGGCCGCGGCCCGCGCTCGGGACGGTCGGATCGTCACGGCGGTGAACGCCTACCACTTCACCGGAGGCCCCTGCGCCGAGCTGGTCCTCATCGGCACGGCAGCAGCCCAGGGGATCTACGAGCTGGACACGATCGTCGCCGTGGGCGACCGCGACCGGGGCGTCGTCCCGCCGTGCGGCCGGTGCCGTCAGGTCCTTCTCGACTACTTCCCCGCCCTCAAGGTCATCGTCGGCCAAGGCCAAGGCCAAGGCGAAGACGACCGCGTCCGAGCCGTCCCCATCGCCGACCTGCTGCCCGAAAGCTACGTCTGGGCCGACCACCAGCTCGACGCCGAGTAG
- a CDS encoding serine/threonine-protein kinase: MSRGARLAAHSAVSAALAPHSDRALGELLDTAAPLGSGIGGKSALLEVAGTPVFVKRVPLTDLERRPEHVHSTANLFRLPLFCQYGIGSPGSPGFGAWRELAVHTMTTNWALAGEYDGFPLMHHWRVLPDSIPLPEELADVERAVAHWGGGPHIRHRIEALQKSSASIALFLEYIPQNLHHWLGEQTAAGAEAADRACALVERELAVGVSSMNSRGLLHFDAHFENILTDGHRLYFADYGLALSSRFALSPQETAFYDRHRTYDHCYSLSYLVKWLVTDLYGYGRDEREARIRAYARGERPTGIPDTAAAIITRHAPLTAVMTDFSRRFGDGNRETPYPLDQLRRLGLVT, encoded by the coding sequence ATGTCACGCGGCGCGCGTCTGGCCGCCCACAGCGCCGTCTCCGCCGCCCTCGCCCCGCACAGCGACCGCGCCCTGGGCGAGCTCCTCGACACGGCCGCCCCGCTGGGCTCCGGCATCGGCGGCAAGTCGGCGCTGCTGGAGGTCGCCGGAACCCCGGTCTTCGTGAAGCGCGTCCCTCTCACCGACCTGGAGCGGCGGCCGGAGCACGTCCACTCCACGGCGAACCTCTTCCGGCTCCCGCTCTTCTGCCAGTACGGCATCGGCAGCCCCGGCAGCCCCGGTTTCGGCGCCTGGCGGGAACTCGCCGTACACACGATGACGACGAACTGGGCGCTCGCGGGGGAGTACGACGGCTTCCCCCTCATGCACCACTGGCGCGTACTGCCGGACTCCATCCCCCTCCCCGAGGAACTGGCCGACGTCGAACGGGCCGTCGCCCACTGGGGCGGCGGCCCCCACATACGCCACCGCATCGAGGCCCTCCAGAAGTCGTCGGCGAGCATCGCGCTGTTCCTCGAGTACATCCCGCAGAACCTCCACCACTGGCTGGGCGAACAGACGGCCGCCGGTGCCGAGGCAGCCGACCGGGCCTGCGCCCTGGTGGAGCGTGAACTGGCCGTAGGCGTCTCCTCCATGAACAGCCGAGGCCTCCTGCACTTCGACGCCCACTTCGAGAACATCCTGACCGACGGCCACCGCCTCTACTTCGCCGACTACGGCCTCGCCCTCTCCTCCCGCTTCGCCCTGTCCCCGCAGGAGACCGCCTTCTACGACCGCCACCGCACCTACGACCACTGCTACTCCCTCAGCTACCTGGTGAAGTGGCTGGTCACCGATCTGTACGGCTACGGGCGGGACGAGCGCGAGGCCCGGATACGCGCGTACGCCCGGGGTGAGCGCCCCACCGGCATCCCGGACACCGCCGCGGCGATCATCACCCGCCACGCCCCGCTCACCGCGGTGATGACGGACTTCTCCCGCCGCTTCGGGGACGGGAACAGGGAGACCCCGTATCCCCTGGACCAGCTCCGCCGACTGGGCCTCGTCACCTAA
- a CDS encoding MATE family efflux transporter yields the protein MPPALARLLGDSRALASLAVPLALTQLAQVALTTTDTVMMGLLGTEALAAGGLAMVIFNQLRTMGVGMVTAVGNQVAAADARAESAGVSEEAQEDVRDLVRASLLLSTLAGVVGAVLMVLIGHAVILLGQDPEVVDAAKPVLYTMAPGLIPCLWFQAIRQFTVGMRRPQALLRITLASIAVNVGLNWAFIHGTWIFPELGLPGIGLSTSLVYALSCLALYFSARRDARLAPVLSLSIWKTRPATLRRLTGLGTPIAATYGSEAGFFFVVALFAGSFGTSALAAHTAVNQLVYIVFQIAVGLSHAASIGVSRELALHHLAAAQRLKTTALACAAAVMAVVGLVYVTLPGLVLAPFFDSGDDRAVEIATQLLLVAAVLQFFDCTQNIGVGLLRGLDDTKGGFRVTLVGYWLVGLPAAVLLGLATGLDTLGIWLGLLTGLATTAVLLLRRFNRGLDRLPRATEPAPSQA from the coding sequence ATGCCGCCCGCCCTCGCCCGCCTCCTCGGCGACAGCCGCGCCCTCGCCTCGCTCGCCGTGCCGCTGGCGCTCACCCAGCTCGCCCAGGTCGCCCTGACCACCACCGACACCGTCATGATGGGCCTGCTCGGCACCGAGGCCCTGGCGGCGGGCGGCCTCGCCATGGTGATCTTCAACCAGTTGCGCACGATGGGCGTCGGCATGGTCACCGCCGTCGGCAACCAGGTCGCGGCGGCCGACGCGCGGGCGGAATCCGCCGGGGTCTCCGAGGAGGCGCAGGAGGATGTCCGGGACCTCGTCCGCGCCAGCCTCCTGCTGTCCACCCTCGCGGGCGTCGTCGGTGCCGTCCTGATGGTGCTCATCGGGCACGCCGTGATCCTGCTCGGCCAGGACCCGGAGGTGGTCGACGCCGCGAAGCCCGTCCTCTACACGATGGCGCCCGGACTGATCCCCTGCCTGTGGTTCCAGGCGATACGGCAGTTCACCGTCGGCATGCGCCGCCCCCAGGCCCTGCTGCGCATCACCCTCGCCTCGATCGCCGTCAACGTGGGCCTCAACTGGGCCTTCATCCACGGCACCTGGATCTTCCCCGAGCTGGGCCTGCCGGGCATCGGCCTGTCCACCAGCCTGGTGTACGCCCTGTCCTGCCTGGCCCTCTACTTCTCCGCCCGGCGCGACGCCCGGCTCGCCCCGGTGCTGTCCCTCAGTATCTGGAAGACCCGGCCCGCCACGCTGCGCAGGCTCACCGGCCTCGGCACGCCGATCGCCGCCACCTACGGCTCCGAGGCGGGCTTCTTCTTCGTCGTCGCGCTCTTCGCGGGCAGCTTCGGCACGTCGGCGCTGGCCGCGCACACCGCCGTCAACCAGCTCGTCTACATCGTCTTCCAGATAGCCGTCGGCCTCTCCCACGCCGCGTCCATCGGGGTCAGCCGTGAGCTGGCGCTGCACCACCTGGCCGCTGCCCAGCGCCTGAAGACCACGGCCCTGGCCTGTGCGGCGGCGGTGATGGCCGTGGTCGGGCTGGTGTACGTGACCCTGCCGGGCCTGGTCCTCGCCCCCTTCTTCGACAGCGGCGACGACAGGGCCGTGGAGATCGCCACGCAGCTGCTGCTGGTCGCCGCCGTACTGCAGTTCTTCGACTGCACCCAGAACATCGGCGTCGGTCTCCTGCGCGGCCTCGACGACACCAAGGGCGGCTTCCGGGTCACCCTCGTCGGCTACTGGCTCGTGGGCCTGCCCGCCGCAGTCCTTCTCGGCCTCGCCACCGGGCTGGACACCCTCGGCATCTGGCTCGGCCTCCTCACCGGCCTCGCCACCACCGCCGTACTCCTCCTGCGCCGCTTCAACCGAGGCCTCGACCGGCTGCCCCGGGCGACGGAACCGGCGCCGTCCCAGGCCTGA
- a CDS encoding TetR/AcrR family transcriptional regulator, with translation MARVGLTPERLTQAGAELADEIGFDEVTVSELARRFDVKVASLYSHVKNSQDLRTRIALLALEELADRGAAALAGRAGKDALTALANVYRDYAREHPGRYAAARFRLDPQTAAASAGGRHAQMTRAILRGYDLTEPDQTHAVRLLGSVFHGYVSLESAGGFSHSAPDSQQSWERILDALDALLRNWPAHPPR, from the coding sequence ATGGCACGCGTAGGGCTCACCCCGGAACGCCTGACCCAGGCGGGCGCGGAGCTGGCCGACGAGATCGGCTTCGACGAGGTGACCGTCTCGGAGCTGGCGCGACGGTTCGACGTGAAGGTCGCGAGCCTGTACTCGCATGTGAAGAACTCCCAGGACCTCAGGACCCGGATCGCCCTGCTCGCCCTCGAGGAACTGGCCGACCGGGGCGCCGCCGCGCTCGCCGGGCGGGCCGGCAAGGACGCGCTGACGGCGCTGGCGAACGTGTACCGCGACTACGCCCGCGAACACCCCGGCCGCTATGCCGCGGCCCGGTTCAGACTCGACCCGCAGACGGCCGCGGCCAGCGCCGGCGGCCGGCACGCGCAGATGACGCGGGCGATCCTGCGCGGCTACGACCTGACCGAGCCGGACCAGACCCACGCGGTCCGGCTGCTGGGCAGCGTCTTCCACGGCTACGTCAGCCTGGAGTCGGCGGGTGGCTTCAGCCACAGCGCCCCCGACTCGCAGCAGAGCTGGGAGCGGATCCTGGACGCCCTGGACGCCCTGCTGCGCAACTGGCCCGCCCACCCACCCCGTTGA